One Cydia splendana chromosome 21, ilCydSple1.2, whole genome shotgun sequence genomic region harbors:
- the LOC134801154 gene encoding protein BCCIP homolog codes for MSNKKHKEIDHEESGSEEEQDSGSERDSDFDSDGNFVGDKELQADFEGRNPEDCDFHGIKQLLRQLFLKTNVDLGALTQIIISQNYVGSVVKQCLDDPVDDDDEDDGSDGVFGVTTVINITKRKQEPAIEQVTALLNQLAEDNADDRTKALIKKILSDDSNHVGFVINERILNIPAAISVPLFSSLQSELDKAIKKNMPYTFQYLIWICKTYNTGDEASEILYANQEEKPLADEALASFDVDVSEQVDFSQWEYEGGAMTPGRKVLIFEGKKFNHLVRLLKEEVEGGV; via the exons atgtctaACAAAAAGCACAAGGAAATAGATCACGAGGAGAGCGGGAGCGAAGAAGAACAGGATTCTGGGAGTGAGAGAGATTCTGACTTCGACTCCGATGGGAACTTCGTGGGAGACAAG GAGCTTCAAGCTGACTTTGAAGGTCGCAACCCGGAAGACTGTGACTTCCATGGCATAAAGCAGCTTTTGAGACAACTGTTCCTCAAAACTAATGTGGACTTGGGAGCGCTTACACAAATTATAATCT CTCAAAATTATGTAGGCAGCGTGGTGAAGCAGTGTCTAGACGACCCtgtagatgatgatgatgaggatgATGGCAGCGACGGAGTATTTGGAGTCACCACTGTTATTAACATCACTAAGAGAAAG caAGAGCCGGCAATAGAGCAAGTCACAGCCCTCCTAAACCAGCTGGCAGAGGACAATGCCGACGACAGAACCAAAGCTCTCATCAAAAAGATCCTGTCCGATGACTCCAACCATGTTGGTTTTGTGATTAATGAAAG aatcCTGAACATTCCCGCAGCCATCAGTGTACCCCTGTTCTCTTCTCTCCAGTCAGAGTTGGACAAGGCCATCAAAAAGAACATGCCATACACATTTCAGTACCTCATATGGATATGCAAAACATACAACACTGGAG ACGAAGCATCAGAAATATTGTACGCGAATCAGGAAGAGAAGCCGCTAGCGGACGAAGCGCTGGCGAGCTTCGATGTGGACGTGTCGGAGCAGGTCGACTTCTCACAGTGGGAGTACGAGGGCGGCGCTATGACGCCCGGCAGGAAG GTCCTCATATTTGAAGGCAAGAAGTTCAACCACCTCGTGAGGCTGCTGAAGGAAGAAGTGGAGGGGGGAGTCTAA